One window from the genome of Actinoplanes teichomyceticus ATCC 31121 encodes:
- a CDS encoding SAM-dependent methyltransferase, with protein MPSTPATSFSANNEILARRRRMPSPYRAGQYMSRAELAEAVNRALRELHPGRGDLASLEVDARWVGHMERGAHRWPREERRAALRRVFDAKHDHEIGLYNPRRTGTLPHAETASAAGSAIPVSRPAVEDRAAPAGRSPAAGGAVASSRMDTSVPHPARRYNYWLGGKDHFAADRASGDAIAEAFPSAPAAARANRRFLQRAVQYLAEEAGVRQFLDVGAGLPVPDNTHEIAQRIDPAARVLYVDNDPLVMAHARALLCGTAQGRTDYLEADLRDPRSILTSPAFRATLRQEQPIAVLLAAVLHFLTDDGEAAHAVGCLVEALPSGSYLVISHFTLDLSPQEDRQRYQRMYRAGQTDVHARTGETIEGYFRGLNLVDPGIVPITQWRPDTDDSELTPAQVAIYGAVGRVP; from the coding sequence ATGCCGTCCACACCAGCAACCAGTTTCAGCGCGAACAACGAGATCCTCGCGCGGCGCCGCCGCATGCCATCGCCGTACCGAGCCGGTCAGTACATGTCTCGGGCCGAGCTGGCCGAAGCGGTGAATAGGGCTTTGCGCGAGCTTCACCCGGGCCGGGGCGATCTCGCGTCGCTGGAGGTCGATGCGCGCTGGGTCGGTCACATGGAACGAGGAGCGCATCGGTGGCCCCGGGAAGAACGCCGGGCGGCGCTACGTCGGGTGTTCGACGCCAAACATGATCACGAGATCGGGTTGTATAACCCGCGCCGCACCGGCACGCTGCCGCACGCCGAGACGGCATCGGCGGCGGGCAGCGCCATTCCGGTGTCGCGGCCTGCCGTAGAGGACCGTGCGGCGCCGGCCGGCCGGTCGCCGGCAGCAGGTGGTGCAGTGGCGAGTTCGCGGATGGACACGTCGGTGCCGCATCCGGCTCGCCGCTACAACTACTGGCTCGGCGGCAAGGACCACTTCGCCGCTGACCGGGCCTCCGGCGACGCCATCGCCGAGGCGTTCCCGTCAGCGCCAGCCGCCGCCAGGGCCAACCGTAGGTTCCTGCAGCGCGCCGTGCAGTACCTGGCCGAGGAAGCCGGCGTGCGGCAGTTCCTGGATGTCGGCGCGGGTCTGCCCGTGCCGGACAACACCCATGAGATCGCGCAACGCATCGACCCGGCCGCCCGGGTGCTCTACGTCGACAACGATCCGCTGGTGATGGCTCACGCGCGGGCGCTGCTGTGCGGCACTGCGCAAGGGCGCACCGACTACCTGGAGGCTGACCTGCGCGATCCACGCAGCATCCTGACGTCGCCGGCTTTCCGAGCGACGTTGCGGCAGGAGCAGCCGATCGCGGTGCTGCTGGCCGCCGTCCTGCATTTTCTGACCGACGACGGTGAAGCGGCGCACGCGGTCGGTTGCCTGGTCGAGGCGTTGCCGTCGGGTAGCTATTTGGTGATCAGCCACTTCACCCTGGATCTCTCGCCGCAGGAGGATCGTCAGAGGTATCAGCGCATGTACCGCGCGGGTCAGACCGACGTACACGCCCGGACCGGCGAAACGATCGAGGGCTATTTCCGCGGCCTGAACCTCGTCGACCCGGGCATCGTGCCGATCACCCAGTGGCGCCCCGACACCGACGACTCGGAGCTCACCCCGGCGCAGGTAGCAATCTACGGCGCCGTCGGTCGCGTGCCATAA
- a CDS encoding GNAT family N-acetyltransferase: MTLDIRHNVHIRKARKRPRDSDVAALATVLSSAFMHADLADYLIPDWDERRTRYPDYFALLAEHALTTAHVDLLTIWNHSIIAGAAVWYQVDEDGLPDPEADYGHRLSAAAGPAMERFTALKRAMHEHHPRAEPHDYLAYLAVRPPYRRYGFASRLLDHRHQQLNAAGRPAYLEATGDHNRALYAAHEYLELDPYPIAADGPHLFPMWRKPSNAA; the protein is encoded by the coding sequence ATGACGCTCGACATCCGACACAACGTCCACATCCGCAAGGCTAGGAAACGTCCGCGCGACAGCGACGTCGCGGCTCTGGCCACGGTGCTGAGCAGCGCCTTCATGCATGCAGATCTGGCCGACTACCTCATCCCGGACTGGGATGAACGCCGGACCCGGTACCCGGACTATTTCGCGCTGCTTGCCGAGCACGCTCTGACCACCGCGCACGTCGACCTGCTCACCATCTGGAATCACTCCATCATCGCGGGCGCGGCCGTCTGGTACCAGGTCGACGAAGACGGGCTCCCCGATCCCGAGGCTGACTACGGTCATCGGCTCAGCGCCGCGGCGGGCCCAGCGATGGAGCGATTCACTGCTTTGAAACGGGCGATGCACGAACATCACCCACGCGCCGAACCACACGACTACCTCGCATATCTCGCGGTTCGGCCTCCATACCGGCGCTACGGATTCGCTTCCCGGCTGCTCGATCACCGTCATCAGCAACTCAATGCGGCCGGACGACCCGCCTACCTCGAAGCCACCGGCGACCACAACAGGGCGCTGTACGCGGCGCACGAGTACCTCGAGCTGGACCCGTACCCGATAGCTGCGGACGGCCCGCACCTGTTCCCGATGTGGCGCAAACCCAGCAACGCCGCGTAG
- a CDS encoding SAM-dependent methyltransferase translates to MTSEFDLDTSVPHSARLYNYWLGGKDNFAVDRAVGDAMIRAIPDLQYMAGENRKFVHRAARDLVDQEGIRQFLDIGTGIPTSPNLHEVAQRIAPQTRVVYVDNDPLVLVHARALMVSTAQGLSRCLAADLRKPRSILDDPVLLDTVDLSEPVGLTLMAILMLIADEDDPWGAVAELRDAMPSGSCLAITHPSADFNPAEMAAAVNAATGAGMTFVPRSKEAVAKFFGDWPLLEPGLVPVSAWRPDTSVSDARAAYYWAGVARKP, encoded by the coding sequence ATGACCAGCGAGTTCGATCTCGACACGAGCGTGCCGCACTCCGCGCGCCTCTACAATTACTGGCTCGGCGGCAAGGACAACTTCGCCGTCGACCGCGCGGTCGGCGACGCGATGATTCGAGCCATCCCCGACCTGCAATACATGGCCGGGGAGAACCGCAAGTTCGTGCACCGCGCCGCCCGGGACCTCGTCGACCAGGAGGGCATCCGGCAGTTCCTGGACATTGGGACCGGCATCCCGACCTCTCCGAACCTGCACGAGGTGGCTCAGCGCATCGCCCCGCAGACCCGGGTGGTCTACGTCGACAACGACCCGCTCGTCCTCGTCCACGCCCGCGCTCTGATGGTCAGCACTGCCCAGGGCCTCAGCAGATGCTTGGCTGCCGACCTGCGTAAACCACGATCGATACTGGATGACCCGGTGCTGCTGGACACCGTGGACCTGTCCGAGCCTGTCGGTCTCACGTTGATGGCGATCCTGATGCTGATCGCCGACGAGGACGACCCGTGGGGCGCGGTGGCCGAGCTACGCGACGCGATGCCATCCGGCAGCTGTCTGGCGATCACTCATCCGTCGGCCGACTTCAACCCTGCCGAGATGGCCGCGGCGGTCAACGCCGCGACCGGTGCCGGGATGACTTTCGTACCCCGGTCGAAAGAGGCGGTCGCTAAATTTTTCGGTGACTGGCCGCTGCTGGAGCCAGGCCTGGTGCCGGTATCGGCTTGGCGCCCGGACACCTCGGTCAGCGACGCGCGGGCCGCCTACTACTGGGCCGGCGTGGCGAGGAAACCGTAG